The genomic DNA agtggaagaatagagaagaatcctagtgggaagagatgatggagtggcttttgctggactctttttgtacagccatggacagaaccatgttccttgtgatacagagactgcatgtagggggaggcaatggccacagaaccaagagggttcagtgttggtactcttcagccccagggggtgaaaaaatatgggggggaccggtgtcccaaaggagagaattgtggggacaggtgtcccaaaggagagactgtgccttttttggatcgggacagagcatccttaaaaaagacaactctagaagcagctctggtccgtgttcagtggtgagagcactggacatgaaagaggtcacgacggcagatgtactccgggcggtgccacgagtgacatggaaacacacgaggcttcagctgtgtttccaggggaagcccatggtacaagaaggacttgtctcctcttgatgaactgaggattgattgtctgaaGGGTGGTTCTGGActaagagttggtgatttgaggaatagatgtattgtgttggaatttggtggggggaggaggaaatgtatttgtaaggttttcattttccctgtgtgtgtgttcctttttatctgtagttgtagtgtagttaataaagttttgttttctttcttccctaagtaggagcctgctttgcttattcctggtcacatttcacagcagctaccagggagaaggtatcttcatgggggcactggcactgtgccagtgtcaaaccatgacacaacTATATCAGAAAAGTGATTTTGTTCCCACTGCTGGAGCACTTGTGGCTGTTGGAAATTGGAACCCAGTTGGTCCATCCTGTTAccataggaaaaaaagcattcagGAACCTGCCAAACCTTTGTATCTTAGACTTGGGAGACAAGATTCTTCAACTGCATCTTGATGCTTTTATGGGCTTACCAAGACTGACTCTTGTCCATCTGTTTCACAATTCCCTTGGTGATTCCATCCTGGAAGAATGTTACTTTCAAGATTGGAGATCATTGGAAGAATTGGATCTTTCAATGAATGAAATCACAAAACTTCATCCCCACCCCTTATTTTATAATTCAACGGCCTTGAAAAGTGTGAACGTGAAATTCAACAAGATATCCAACTTTTGTCAAACCAATCTTACCAGCTTCCAAGgaaaacactttttattttttaacctcAGTTTTAATCATTTGTACAAGACAGCAGATGTGGCCTGGGCCAAGTGCCCCAATCCTTTCAAAAATACCACATTTAGCTCACTAGACCTTACTGACAATGGCTGGAGCACAGAGAGAGTCCAGTATCTCTGTTTGAAGGGACTCAAATTAAAGTTCTTAAGTTCTTACCCATTGAAGGGACTCAAATTTAAGTTCTTTAAAATTTAGCAGTCCTATAATTGGTTCAGGATTTGCCtttgataatttaaaaaatccagatGATTGTACTTTTGCAGGACTAGGAAGAAGTAAACTAAGGTTCTTTGATATTTAACAGGGttgcattttctctctcaaTTCTTTAGTCTTTCAAAGTCTTGGCAATCTGGAATCACTGAACCTTTTCAAAAACAAGATAAATCAAATCCAAAGGTAAGCATTTTTTGGCTTGGGCAACCTAAAAATTCTCAATCTCTCAAGTAACCTTTGGGGTGAGTTGTACAATTATACTTTTGCAGGTCTATGTAGTGTAACGAATATTGATTTACAGCAAAATCATGTTGGGATGATGTGTGATGAATCATTCAGGCATTCAGtaaatctgaaaataatttatctctGAGATAATGCCATTAAAAGACTCCCTTCCTTTCCACATCTGACCTCTGCCTTTTTAGGCCTTTTTAGGTGACGATAAGCTAATGTCTGTAGGTAACAGAGCAATAACTGCAACACACCtcaaattagaaagaaattggTTGGCAAAACTAGGTGACCTGTATGTTCTTTTCCAAATTCCAGATCTGCAGTATatctttttaaaacagaactGGTTCTCTTACTGTGTGAACAGTGCTAATTTATAGAAAGCAATCAGTTAGTATATATGGATCTTGGTGAAAATATGTTACAGCTGGTGTGGGAGAGAGATTTATGTTTGGATGTGTTTGGGGCATTGCCCAAACTTCAAGTTCTACATCTGAATAACAACTACCTCAGGGCACTTCCACAGGAGATTTTTAGAGGTCTACCATCTCTTAAAAGACTTTACCTGGCTTCCAACCTGTTGTCTCATCTTTCTCCTGGGCTTTTCCCACAAAGCCTAACAAACCTAAACTTATCTGGAAACCAGCTGTTTTCCCCTGAGCCTGAAGTCTTTATGACTTTGAGTATTCTGGATATAACACATAATAATTATGTCTGTGACTGTGCTTTAAAGGGCCTGCTAGTGTGGCTGAATGAAACAAATGTAACCCTGGCTGGCTCCCAGTCTGACAGGTACGGTGTGTACGCCCCCTGCCTTTGACGCCTGTCATATATGGTGTACGATGGCTGTGATAAAGATGAACTCCAGCAGACACTCAGATTCTCACTCTTCATCTTCTTCTCGGTCATTCTTCTCATGTTTCTGGTGGCAGTCATAATTTTTACTCACTGCTGGGGGATTTGTTTCATCTGATataaaaccaccacaaaaagACAGACAACCAACAACAAGCAGTAGATAAAAATGAATACAAATATGATGCATATCTGTGCTACAGCAAAAATGACTTTGAATGGGTCCAGAATTCTTTCCTAAAGCACCTGGACTCACAGTATTTTGATAACAACAGATTTACCTTGTGTTTTGAATAAAGAGATTTCATGCCTGGCAAAGAACATatcaaaaatattaatgatGCCATTtggaacagcaggaaaacaatTTGCATTGTGACCAGGCAGTTTCTCAAAGATGGGTGGTGTGTGGAAGCCTTTAATTTCACGCAGAGCAAGTACTTCTGTGATCTGAAGGATGTCCTCATTATGGTAGTGGTTGGGTCACTTTCTCAGTATCAGCTGAAGAAACACAAACCAATTTGAAACTTCCTACAAAGGAATCAGTATTTGCAGTGATTATCAAGATTATCAAGATGTGGACTGTTTTTTAGATAACCTTTCTTGAcaaattctgaaagaaataaaagtgcgATGGAAAACTGGTGGTATAGAGCTGCAGCCTGTAGCAACTGTCTCACATTGACTGTGTGAGTTCCTGGCAAATATCCCATTTCTAACTGTGCCATGGCAGGAATAAACAGAAGTTGGCTTCAtctttccttgaaaagacaTGCAGAATGGTAACTGTTTCAATATAAATGTTTCAGAACACAGAGACAAAACAACAGGCAGATTTATGAAAATGCAAATGGACTCATGCATTTTCAGAAGAATTGAATGAACCACAGATGTTTCACATTTTGGATGCATCTTCAGGCACTTTGGCCCTGATTTTTGGAGTACTGCTTAATGGTCTGTTTCAGCTAGAGAAGGATGCTTGTGGTTGTTTCCTCAAAGAGAGTCCATGATACTGTCCAGGAGTGACCAAAAGTGCTCTCAGGCACTGCCAAGCCTGATCATTGTGGTTCCTGGACCACTTAATTCTGTGCTTGCTGCCTGGTAACTTTTCTTGCTCTGTTTCACATTGGTTTGCACCTTTATGCTTTATATTGATATAACATGGATTTAATTTGTTTATTATCTTCTCAATTAACCTCAGCTCAGCTGGAACATAAAAGCTTTGGACTCCGTTCATGCCCTTCCCCTCCACCAACTTCTCTGCTTGGTGATCAAACGACAGTCATTGGCCTACAACATTTGCTACTTGCTCAGCATTGGTGCTTTTTCACTTGacctgcctcctgccctgcagagaggagctggtaTTCCCTTTGGATCTGAGGCAAGCTTGAGCTTGGAAAGGAAACAAGAAGCTACCTTAGCAGTTGTGCAGGCTGTACCCTGGTGACAGGTCTTTTGTGTTCCGGTAGTGCGAAATACACCTGTACTTTGTAATTGTCCTGAGTAATTTGGGTTGTCCTCAGCACACCCTGTATACTGATCAATTCTAAGGAGTTTTCTTGCTTGTATTGAAATGTTTTTTCTAGAGACATTAGAAAACTCTCTCTGTTAGAGAGTTTTCTAATGTCTCTAGAAAACAGTATTAGAAAACTGTCTCTTTTCTAGAGACATTAGAAAATTAGCTCTCTCTTACTTCTCTAATTATTTTACCACTGTCTGCTCAGATATGTGTCTTCAAGGGGTTGTTTAGGGTCATTTTATTAAAAGTCTGACTCAGTGTTCACTGTCACAAAACTTGCACCTATTATTTTGATCTTGACATGCTCCTTGCATGTACTGTTTGCCTCTCTTTGTGCATTTATTCAACAAAAGCTtaccaaaataatttcagtgtgGTCTCAGTGAGACTTCTTGCAGAAGTGAGGAATCAGGAATGGGAGGTTTTATAAGTTGTCTGCTTCGACCTTAGCTGCAAAAAATAACATCATCTTAACTGTTTTGATAGAGATGAAAGAGTGTAATCCACTTTGTGTGAAGGCAAGCATTGGAATATAATGTGCCTGTGGCTGATCTAATTTACTCTCAGCACAGTATACACGATTGCTATTGATAAAATTACTACAGCAAAATATGTCTTCGTTCTCAATAAATGTAGTCATTCAGGAAGGCAAAAAGGGCTAATCCTTGGGATATTTTCCAGGCGGCATGGACACGGGGCTGCAGATGTAAGAAGGGATTGAtcgtgctgctggagctctgggtgtcGCTGTTGGCTCAGGTAACAGCCCAGCTTTCCTGAGCGCCTCCTGTCTTCTGCCCTcgcagctgctggcaggaggggaaaaTCTTGCTGCAAGGAGAGGGCTGGGAAagcaccagcagccctggcttcCCAGAGCCCGCCCTGAACCATCAGAAAAGCCACCATGGGCATTTCAGCTCTCTGCACATCTTACATTTCTCTAAGAATGtctctttctccttttgccCCGTCAGCCAGTACAGATATTTATAGGCATCCTTTAAATGCAGAGGCTATACCAGGGAGTATTTCACATAAAACCCACTGGCAAATAGCCAAAGCAGGAATGAATCTATACAATGAAGATCTGCAGGTCCAGGTGCTTAGTCTACGTGCATGGTGTAAGAGTTGGGGATTTAAAAGCACCCTTAAGAAGTTATATTTGAATGAgtatcacaaaatatttttggtcaAATGTTAATTTAGAGCCCTCTTCACTTAGGACCTTGCTGTATATTTACAAAATACTCCTGTCTCTTCAGAGACTTAAAACTTTCTCCTACAAATCTGTGCATGCAGGAATGACAAGTAGATACAGGAGATGGCTTAAACATAGGCTTTTCCATTTAATCTGAAAACCTTCTGTCTATTTCATGCTGTtttagatggataatgagatgattggctctcgcAATTAAGggataactattgtgtgaatattaagaaaacttTTAGTGATGTATCgttatgttattgtagtttagatgtcctctgttctccccatagttcTCTTCCCCCCCCATATCGTTACCATCAGACAGCCAGGGTTGTCTAGGACAGGTAAAAGAAGGTGTGTACATGTGTCCCTTACCGggggcagttgggaatggaaaagcttcttGCTAAGGGGGCATGGCATGATAACACCTGACCCTCCAACCAggttacaagaaagcagtctccaccaataaatggcaaagaagagctgactgacagactttgggaggtgccagggctggctgatgcaaccccccCACAGTGGGTATAAAAGAatgagcatccatcttgaagatgagTTGGCCATGGGGTATCCATGAGGGGCAGTTCCC from Molothrus aeneus isolate 106 chromosome 33, BPBGC_Maene_1.0, whole genome shotgun sequence includes the following:
- the TLR5 gene encoding LOW QUALITY PROTEIN: toll-like receptor 5 (The sequence of the model RefSeq protein was modified relative to this genomic sequence to represent the inferred CDS: inserted 2 bases in 2 codons; deleted 2 bases in 2 codons; substituted 10 bases at 10 genomic stop codons); translated protein: MMLCHQLLLFFGLSLASGMCASRRCYSEAQVSICFFCGLTDVPPVPPVPKDTVKLFLTYNFVKPXHNYIRKVILFPLLEHLWLLEIGTQLVHPVTIGKKAFRNLPNLCILDLGDKILQLHLDAFMGLPRLTLVHLFHNSLGDSILEECYFQDWRSLEELDLSMNEITKLHPHPLFYNSTALKSVNVKFNKISNFCQTNLTSFQGKHFLFFNLSFNHLYKTADVAWAKCPNPFKNTTFSSLDLTDNGWSTERVQYLCLKGLKLNSLKFSSPIIGSGFAFDNLKNPDDCTFAGLGRSKLRFFDIXQGCIFSLNSLVFQSLGNLESLNLFKNKINQIQRXAFFGLGNLKILNLSSNLWGELYNYTFAGLCSVTNIDLQQNHVGMMCDESFRHSVNLKIIYLXDNAIKRLPSFPHLTSPFXAFLGDDKLMSVGNRAITATHLKLERNWLAKLGDLYVLFQIPDLQYIFLKQNWFSYCVNSANXIESNQLVYMDLGENMLQLVWERDLCLDVFGALPKLQVLHLNNNYLRALPQEIFRGLPSLKRLYLASNLLSHLSPGLFPQSLTNLNLSGNQLFSPEPEVFMTLSILDITHNNYVCDCALKGLLVWLNETNVTLAGSQSDRYGVYAPCLXRLSYMVYDGCDKDELQQTLRFSLFIFFSVILLMFLVAVIIFTHCWGICFIXYKTTTKXTDNQQQAVDKNEYKYDAYLCYSKNDFEWVQNSFLKHLDSQYFDNNRFTLCFEXRDFMPGKEHIKNINDAIWNSRKTICIVTRQFLKDGWCVEAFNFTQSKYFCDLKDVLIMVVVGSLSQYQLKKHKPIXNFLQRNQYLQDYQDYQDVDCFLDNLSXQILKEIKVRWKTGGIELQPVATVSH